A stretch of DNA from Candidatus Aegiribacteria sp.:
CACCAAGAAGGGATTCCCGTTTTTCAACTGTGATGGGGAAACTGAACATGGAATTCCAGGTATTTCTGAGCACCGGCATGGCCTTCCGGGCATCCTCCGGAGATGGGTATGAGGCCGTGATGATAGCGTCCACGCCCTCTCCCGATCGAACTCCGCTGCGTCCGGAAGCCCAGTCGGCGCCGGAAGATACAGCCAGCCCTGTGACCTCGGCGGAAAGCTCTATCATCTGCTGCATGGATGTACCTCTGGGAGCTGAATACGAAATTTCAAGCTGATCAACCGGTGTGCTTGGAAGAAGCTGCATTGGAAGCCCCAGCCCCGCTAGCAGCGCAATTAAAAATGCTGCGGTAACTCCGGTCATAATGGCTACGGGATGCTTAAGAGCCTTCTTCATGATATTGGCGTACCGATTCTTCAACCTTGTTGTTACATCGTTGCCTGTCTTTATCCTTCTGATTCTCGCGGTAAGAGCGGGAATTACAGTAACCGCTACGAGAAGACTTGCTATCAGGGCGAATCCCACTGCCAGAGCCTGATCACGGAACAGCTGGCTGGTTATCCCTTCCATGTATACAACCGGGAAGAAAACAATAAGCGTTGTGAGTGTGCTTGCTGTAATGGCCTTGCCGACTTCCGACGTACCGGAATCGGCTCCGCTGAACGCTTCTTCACCGTTTTCCCGCCGCCTGTATATGGCCTCAAGCACTACAACCGCGTTGTCAACAAGTAACCCGGTTCCGAGGGCAAGGCCGCCAAGCGACATGATGTTGAGTGTAACGCCAGATAAGAACAGGAAGAAAAGCGCGATAGCGATACTCAGTGGAAGTGAAAGACCCAGTATCAGCGGGCTTCTCCAGTCTCTCAGGAAGAAGAAGAGGACTCCGAAAGCAAGAAGACCACCAAGAATAAGAGCCTCGATTACTTCACCTATTGAATCTTCTATAAATTCAGCGTCGTTCTGTATTATTTCAAGTTCAAGTGCCTCGTATTCCCCGCCCAGTTCTTCGACGAGTTCCGCAACCTCCCTGGCAACCTCAACAGTGTTGGATTCAGCCATTTTCCTTACGCGGATAATAAGGCATCGCTCACCGTTGAAACTCGCCCATTCGGTAACTGGTTTTTCGCCAAGTGAGACCAGAGCGATATCGCTCAGCAACAGGGGCGTTGTGCCCCTTATTCCTATTACAGTGCTTTCAACATCGGAAAGGCTGGAGAACTCACCTTCAAGCGACAGGAAGTACTCCCGCTGCCCGTCACGGACAAGCCCTCCGGACATGGATACGTTAGCCCCCTGGAGAGCCTGGGATATAAACTTGGGATCAAGGTTAAGTTCTTCAACAACACCTTCCCTCAATCGCACGAATACAGCTGGTTCAGCCTCCCCCTGGATTTCACATCCAGCCACACCTTCGGCCTGATCAATTCTGGTGGTCACGATCCTTCTGGCAAAATCTGTGACCTCGGTCCAGTCTCCCGATTCCATCGTCATGAGTATTTCCATGAACGGCCTTCGCGAA
This window harbors:
- a CDS encoding efflux RND transporter permease subunit, whose protein sequence is MKLTHNAISRPVAVTVLSIVAALLGTVAVMKMPVDLLPSVEYPRLTIETTYPSSSPYEVERLVTDPLENAVAGVRGLRSYTSRSYGDRSRVTLEFDWGARMDFTRLEVREKLDVAGWSLPDEAGRPTIVDYDPSRRPFMEILMTMESGDWTEVTDFARRIVTTRIDQAEGVAGCEIQGEAEPAVFVRLREGVVEELNLDPKFISQALQGANVSMSGGLVRDGQREYFLSLEGEFSSLSDVESTVIGIRGTTPLLLSDIALVSLGEKPVTEWASFNGERCLIIRVRKMAESNTVEVAREVAELVEELGGEYEALELEIIQNDAEFIEDSIGEVIEALILGGLLAFGVLFFFLRDWRSPLILGLSLPLSIAIALFFLFLSGVTLNIMSLGGLALGTGLLVDNAVVVLEAIYRRRENGEEAFSGADSGTSEVGKAITASTLTTLIVFFPVVYMEGITSQLFRDQALAVGFALIASLLVAVTVIPALTARIRRIKTGNDVTTRLKNRYANIMKKALKHPVAIMTGVTAAFLIALLAGLGLPMQLLPSTPVDQLEISYSAPRGTSMQQMIELSAEVTGLAVSSGADWASGRSGVRSGEGVDAIITASYPSPEDARKAMPVLRNTWNSMFSFPITVEKRESLLGEILGGGSSFTVYLEGESIDTDLMAAESLAAILSQYEGVESADVQYLPGKPEMVLDLDQELLNLYGLTANDVADFVESLSRGITATTYYRQDERVDVVLLAGSGEGIPTDSLLARSIPTSSGLLALERIAEPYRQQTPGYIEHNQGNRAVGVQVQGSGSNLARISNEVAAAADTLLWEVPVQLRQGDEIEEMNRTTSSLVLAALLAIGLVYVLLATQFESFREPFVIMFTVPLGIIGVVIGLGLFGQSWNALSGIGLVVLCGIVVNDGILLVERVGQLRKQGLAKNDAIIQAGRDRFRPVLMTTVTTVLGLLPMAIGFGSGASLRQPLAIAVIGGISVATALTLIVVPILYRLLSGKRDTVVDG